The genomic DNA AAGTTCCTGCACCAGCCATTCATACAGAGGCGGACGATCCTCTTTGTTCTCTGCGGCACGGCGACGGATTTGCGTAAGAATCCGCTGAGCCCCGGAAGTCATCTTTCGATCAGAAAAATTGGAACTCGGTTCGTCGTTCATGGTCTTATCTGAATCAGTCCCGGCAATTGACAACCATTCCGAAAACCTCTGGAATAGCCGCTTTCCTCAACGTTTGAGCGAGCAATTTCAAATTCCCGGGCTAGTCTAAAATTGAAAACAGATTGAACAGCACTGGCATGCATCTGTCCCGTTCACCAACAAAACTGCCTTCATTCAATTGCCCTGAAAAATATTGAGCTCTGGGCAATATTGAAAAGCATGGACTCAGGGTGCGCTAAATCGCACCCTGAGTGACCTGCTTCGTCATTGAGCACACAGTGAGTAACTCGATCATGAGTAACGCGAGCAATAGTGCACTGTATTAGGCAGTTGCTTGCCCGGTGAAATAGTCAGGTGCGTTCCCCTCTTTCCATTTGATATTACAGCCGATGCTCGGCTTTTGGTCTTCGATAACAGGCTCGCCAGCGAGAAGGGCATCGCAAGCCGCTCGGAGATCAGCTCCGGTGACGGGAATCCCCGATTGTGGGCGACTGTCGTCAAACTGTCCTCGGTAGACAAGTTTGTGATCTTGATCAAAGAGGAAAAAGTCAGGCGTGCAAGCAGCGCCATAAGCCTTGGCAGTCTCCTGAGTTTCATCGTACAGATACGGGAAAGTGTATCCTGCACTCGCAGCTTCCTCTTTCATCTTATCGGGGCCATCCTGCGGATAGTTCTCGACGTCATTCGAGCTGATCCCGATCACGTTCAGGCCTTTCCCCTGATATTCTTTTCCAAAGGCTGCAAGTGCCTCACGGAGATGAATCACAAAGGGACAGTGGTTGCACATAAAGATGACCAGCACGGGCTTCTCATTGAAATTTGATAGAGAAACAACGCTGTCGTCAATATTGGGCAACGAGAATGCTGGAGCGTCGCTCCCGAGAGGCATCATCGTCGAGGCGGTTTTCACCATTGGACTTTCCTTTGTTTGATTTTTGTAAATTGATGGATGCGAACACTCTTCTTGATCTTTCTGGTCCGCCCCAGTTCCAATAGAACGCTACGGCTGTTTTGGTGGTGTCACGATTTTCCCTTGGAGTTGGACATCGTCCCATTGGCCCAAATCGTCGAATGATCCCAAGCCAACCTGGCCCCATGTGAATGTCTTATCGTGAGCGACCATTTGTGGTTGCTCCATGTTGTCGAAGTAAATTTCGATCAATCCATCAGAGACTCGGCGCACCACCTTGACCTGATGCCAGGCTT from Thalassoglobus polymorphus includes the following:
- a CDS encoding thioredoxin family protein; the encoded protein is MVKTASTMMPLGSDAPAFSLPNIDDSVVSLSNFNEKPVLVIFMCNHCPFVIHLREALAAFGKEYQGKGLNVIGISSNDVENYPQDGPDKMKEEAASAGYTFPYLYDETQETAKAYGAACTPDFFLFDQDHKLVYRGQFDDSRPQSGIPVTGADLRAACDALLAGEPVIEDQKPSIGCNIKWKEGNAPDYFTGQATA